A single region of the Plantactinospora soyae genome encodes:
- a CDS encoding ROK family transcriptional regulator, with protein MTIDQPTVRRGTNLPRMGDFNESVVLDAIRRAPDGLSRVELAAATGLSAQTVSNICRRLLDRGLVVEAGKKGGRVGKPRTVLQVSPGGSFAIGVHLDPAVVTYVVLDLVGAVVRRMRQPTPQVVDQAQTLADMSAAVEQLVEDSGIPRDRILGLGVAVPGPIDAVAGAVVEPPQLAGWERVPLRDQLSRVTGWPVVMDKDVIAAAIAERWAGAAVHSGNFLFFYLGTGSGMGVVVNDVVLRGVSGNAGEIGGLDANCTTYALVNEAIERRVLGPEKTPAGPGEAERSLLALMALAEAGDSTAQNIIHGWARRVGLGVSAAATLVDSELIVFGGPIWPHLSRLFLPVINSIVASSPFVGKMHETTVTGTALGDDVGALGAACLVLDQVLSARPQSLLLA; from the coding sequence GTGACGATCGACCAACCGACCGTTCGGCGCGGGACGAACCTTCCCCGGATGGGTGACTTCAACGAGTCGGTCGTGCTCGACGCGATCCGGCGAGCGCCCGACGGGCTGAGCCGGGTCGAACTCGCCGCCGCGACGGGTCTGTCGGCCCAGACCGTGTCGAACATCTGCCGTCGCCTGCTCGACCGGGGACTCGTCGTCGAGGCGGGCAAGAAGGGCGGGCGGGTCGGCAAGCCCCGGACCGTTCTCCAGGTCAGCCCCGGTGGGAGCTTCGCGATCGGCGTACACCTCGATCCGGCCGTGGTGACCTATGTGGTGCTCGACCTGGTCGGTGCGGTCGTACGCCGGATGCGGCAACCGACGCCGCAGGTCGTCGACCAGGCACAGACGCTGGCCGACATGAGCGCCGCCGTCGAACAGCTCGTCGAGGACTCGGGCATTCCCCGCGACCGCATCCTGGGCCTGGGCGTCGCGGTTCCGGGGCCGATCGACGCGGTGGCCGGCGCGGTCGTCGAACCACCCCAACTGGCGGGCTGGGAACGGGTGCCGCTGCGCGACCAGTTGTCCCGGGTCACCGGGTGGCCGGTGGTGATGGACAAGGACGTCATCGCGGCGGCGATCGCCGAGCGGTGGGCGGGCGCGGCCGTGCACTCCGGCAACTTCCTCTTCTTCTACCTCGGCACCGGCTCGGGAATGGGCGTGGTGGTCAACGACGTCGTCCTGCGCGGTGTCTCCGGCAACGCGGGCGAGATCGGTGGGCTGGACGCGAACTGCACGACGTACGCGCTGGTCAACGAGGCCATCGAGCGACGGGTCCTGGGGCCGGAGAAGACCCCGGCCGGGCCCGGCGAGGCGGAGCGGAGCCTGCTCGCCCTGATGGCGCTCGCCGAGGCCGGGGACAGCACCGCGCAGAACATCATCCACGGCTGGGCCCGGCGGGTGGGGCTCGGCGTCAGCGCCGCGGCCACCCTGGTCGACTCCGAGCTGATCGTCTTCGGCGGTCCGATCTGGCCGCACCTGTCCCGGCTGTTCCTACCGGTGATCAACTCGATCGTCGCGTCGTCGCCGTTCGTCGGGAAGATGCACGAGACGACCGTGACCGGAACGGCCCTCGGCGACGACGTCGGCGCCCTGGGTGCCGCCTGCCTCGTACTGGACCAGGTCCTGTCGGCCCGGCCGCAGTCCCTGCTGCTCGCCTAG
- a CDS encoding nucleoside deaminase: MTSDDERLLRRAIALAAEARAAGNPPFGSLLVGPDGAVLAEERNTTITDADISAHPEQKLARWAARELDPDTAAGTVMYTSCQPCNMCTGAIERSGLGRVVFALSGEQLATLKPSGGFPPVPQSGPALFDEARVPVDGYYD, from the coding sequence ATGACATCCGACGACGAACGCCTGCTGCGCCGGGCCATCGCACTCGCCGCCGAGGCGCGGGCGGCCGGCAACCCGCCCTTCGGCTCACTGCTGGTCGGACCCGACGGTGCCGTACTGGCCGAGGAGCGCAACACCACCATCACCGACGCCGACATCTCGGCGCACCCCGAACAGAAGCTGGCCCGGTGGGCGGCCCGGGAACTCGACCCCGACACCGCGGCCGGCACCGTCATGTACACCAGTTGCCAGCCCTGCAACATGTGCACCGGGGCGATCGAGCGCTCCGGGCTCGGTCGGGTCGTGTTCGCGCTCTCCGGCGAGCAGTTGGCGACCCTGAAGCCCTCCGGCGGCTTTCCCCCGGTACCGCAGAGCGGTCCCGCGCTCTTCGACGAGGCCCGCGTACCGGTGGACGGCTACTACGACTGA
- a CDS encoding Cmx/CmrA family chloramphenicol efflux MFS transporter — protein sequence MPLPLYLLAVAVFAMGTSEFMLAGLVPDIAASLDVSVGAAGLLTSAFAVGMIVGAPLMAALARRWPARASLLGFVLVFAVVHVVGALTTSFAVLLVTRVVAAGANAGFLAVALSTAATLVASDQKGRALAVLLSGTTVATIAGVPGGAVLGTVLGWRATFWAIALLCLPAAFGVVKGIPARVGKTPRDTPAHSSLRDEIAQLAMPRLVLVMLLGALVNAATFATFTFLAPIVTDTAGLGELWVSVVLVLFGAGSFVGVTLAGRLSDQRPGTVIAVGGPLLLLGWVALATLAAQPVALLLLVFVQGTLSFALGSTLIARVLYEAAGAPTMGGSYATAALNIGAASGPVVAAATLGTNADDLGPVWVSGLLVTVALLIALPLRRFIAPRVGQAIR from the coding sequence ATGCCTCTGCCGCTCTACCTGCTTGCCGTGGCGGTCTTCGCCATGGGCACCTCGGAGTTCATGCTCGCCGGCCTGGTACCGGACATCGCCGCAAGCCTCGATGTGTCGGTCGGGGCCGCCGGGCTTCTGACCTCGGCGTTCGCTGTCGGGATGATCGTCGGCGCACCGCTGATGGCGGCGCTCGCGCGCCGGTGGCCCGCCCGGGCCAGCCTGCTGGGCTTCGTGCTGGTTTTCGCCGTGGTCCACGTCGTGGGCGCCCTCACGACGAGTTTCGCGGTTCTGCTTGTCACCCGGGTGGTCGCCGCCGGGGCCAACGCGGGCTTCCTGGCCGTGGCACTGAGCACGGCGGCCACGCTCGTCGCATCTGATCAGAAAGGGCGCGCGCTGGCGGTGCTGCTCTCGGGTACGACGGTGGCCACCATCGCGGGAGTTCCCGGCGGTGCGGTGCTCGGCACGGTGCTTGGCTGGCGGGCAACCTTCTGGGCGATCGCACTGCTCTGCCTTCCCGCTGCCTTCGGCGTCGTGAAGGGCATCCCGGCCCGTGTCGGAAAGACCCCTCGGGACACTCCAGCCCACTCGTCTCTTCGGGACGAGATCGCCCAGCTCGCGATGCCCAGGCTGGTCCTGGTCATGCTGCTCGGTGCCCTGGTCAACGCTGCCACCTTCGCCACGTTCACCTTCCTGGCACCGATCGTGACCGACACCGCCGGCCTGGGCGAGCTGTGGGTCTCGGTCGTGCTGGTGCTCTTTGGTGCCGGGTCCTTCGTCGGCGTCACCCTCGCGGGACGGCTCTCCGATCAGCGTCCCGGCACCGTGATCGCGGTTGGTGGCCCCTTGCTGTTGCTCGGCTGGGTCGCGTTGGCGACCCTGGCTGCCCAACCGGTGGCGCTTCTGCTCCTCGTGTTCGTGCAGGGCACGCTCTCCTTCGCGTTGGGCAGCACCCTGATCGCCAGGGTGCTCTACGAGGCAGCAGGCGCTCCCACCATGGGAGGGTCGTATGCGACCGCGGCGCTCAACATCGGTGCTGCTAGTGGCCCCGTCGTTGCGGCAGCGACCCTCGGGACGAATGCCGACGACCTCGGCCCGGTGTGGGTCAGCGGCCTCCTGGTTACGGTCGCACTGCTCATCGCCCTGCCCCTCCGGCGATTCATCGCACCCCGCGTCGGCCAGGCGATTCGATGA
- a CDS encoding glycoside hydrolase domain-containing protein, with protein MRRIMAGLAGLMVAVAGAAVGVTPAQAVDAGPSAPTGAGSTSRLTAGAAPLAAAGPQPGTFTGRGFDTCTAPSQSVMNTWRASSPYRAVGIYISGASRSCAQPNLTATWVTNQTNNGWRLIPIELDNQAPCGTRQPKMSADPTTARSQGASRATSSVNAARALGIPAGSTIYNDIEQYPSNASCKAAVLSYLSGWTERLHTLGYLSGMYSSGSSGVRDLCSAYNDPAYTRVDHLWFAWWNNMADTDAGPYCPAEYYANHQRLHQYAGDVYETWGGVQMRIDRNYLDVAAGDQPQPPEWSSTVDNTTAGRFTASANWGTSTYSSQRYGTDYRFAEPVSTSDVAWWKVNIPATASYEVSVWYPTDAGYNDAAPYIVATTTGNQTVRVNQRANGGQWVSLGVFPLAAGDGDKVGVSRWTSGTGYVIADAVRVTRV; from the coding sequence ATGAGAAGGATCATGGCGGGTCTGGCCGGCCTCATGGTCGCGGTCGCCGGAGCGGCGGTGGGCGTCACGCCGGCCCAGGCGGTCGACGCCGGGCCGTCGGCGCCAACCGGCGCCGGCTCGACATCGCGGCTTACGGCCGGGGCGGCGCCGCTGGCGGCGGCCGGCCCGCAGCCGGGCACCTTCACCGGACGGGGCTTCGACACCTGCACGGCCCCGTCCCAGTCGGTCATGAACACCTGGCGGGCCAGTTCGCCGTACCGGGCGGTCGGCATCTACATCAGCGGCGCCAGCCGCTCGTGCGCCCAACCGAACCTGACCGCGACCTGGGTGACGAACCAGACCAACAACGGCTGGCGCCTGATCCCCATCGAACTCGACAACCAGGCCCCCTGCGGGACCAGGCAGCCCAAGATGTCCGCCGATCCGACCACCGCGCGCTCCCAGGGCGCGAGCCGGGCGACGAGCTCGGTGAACGCCGCGCGGGCGCTGGGCATCCCCGCCGGCAGCACGATCTACAACGACATCGAGCAGTACCCGTCGAACGCGTCGTGCAAGGCCGCCGTGCTGTCGTACCTGTCCGGCTGGACGGAGCGGCTGCACACGCTCGGCTACCTCTCCGGCATGTACTCCAGCGGATCGTCCGGGGTCCGGGACCTGTGCAGCGCGTACAACGACCCTGCCTACACCCGGGTCGACCACCTCTGGTTCGCCTGGTGGAACAACATGGCGGACACCGACGCCGGTCCGTACTGCCCGGCGGAGTACTACGCCAACCATCAGCGGCTGCACCAGTACGCCGGCGACGTCTACGAGACCTGGGGCGGTGTGCAGATGCGCATCGACCGCAACTACCTCGACGTCGCGGCCGGCGACCAGCCGCAGCCGCCGGAGTGGAGCAGCACCGTCGACAACACCACCGCCGGCCGGTTCACCGCGAGCGCGAACTGGGGTACGTCGACCTACTCCAGCCAGCGGTACGGCACCGACTACCGGTTCGCCGAACCGGTCTCGACCAGCGACGTCGCCTGGTGGAAGGTGAACATCCCGGCGACCGCCAGCTACGAGGTCTCGGTCTGGTACCCGACCGACGCGGGCTACAACGACGCGGCCCCGTACATCGTGGCCACCACCACCGGCAATCAGACCGTACGCGTCAACCAGCGCGCCAACGGCGGCCAATGGGTGTCGCTCGGGGTCTTTCCGCTGGCCGCCGGGGACGGGGACAAGGTGGGGGTGAGCCGGTGGACGTCCGGCACCGGCTACGTCATCGCCGACGCGGTACGGGTCACCCGGGTCTGA
- a CDS encoding GntR family transcriptional regulator has translation MIDPNADRAVFRQLADLLRDRILSGKLAPGEKLPSELRLTQEHGLSRTTVRQAMAILRSEGLVVVDRPRGTKVRTTEPTETVTLRKGDTASTRMPSPAERRDLDLAEGVPVVVITRADGSTELYPGDRTRVGR, from the coding sequence GTGATCGATCCGAACGCGGACCGCGCGGTGTTCCGGCAGCTTGCCGACCTGCTGCGCGATCGGATCTTGTCCGGAAAGCTGGCTCCAGGTGAGAAACTACCCAGCGAGCTACGACTTACCCAGGAGCACGGCCTCAGCCGGACCACGGTGCGTCAGGCAATGGCCATTCTTCGATCAGAAGGCTTGGTCGTCGTTGATCGTCCGCGCGGCACCAAGGTACGCACGACCGAACCAACCGAGACAGTGACGCTACGCAAGGGCGACACCGCCAGCACCCGGATGCCGAGCCCGGCCGAGCGCCGCGACCTGGATCTGGCCGAGGGCGTTCCGGTCGTGGTCATCACCCGGGCCGACGGCTCGACGGAGCTGTACCCGGGTGACCGAACCCGCGTGGGCCGATAG
- a CDS encoding Lrp/AsnC family transcriptional regulator produces the protein MAEDLDSTDWAILAELQRDGRVPLTELGRRVNLSASAATERVRRLEQIGVITGYRAEVDLTKVGYPVLAVVRLKYPGSRHQPLHRLLDERPEILECLRTTGEDCYLLKVTADSMAHLEQLVDELAALGSTTTNVVYRQTLPYRGPSRG, from the coding sequence GTGGCCGAGGATCTTGATTCGACCGACTGGGCCATCCTGGCCGAGCTGCAACGGGACGGTCGGGTCCCGCTCACCGAGCTCGGCCGCCGGGTCAACCTCAGCGCCTCCGCCGCCACGGAGCGGGTCCGGCGGCTGGAGCAGATCGGGGTCATCACCGGCTACCGCGCCGAGGTCGACCTGACGAAGGTCGGTTATCCGGTGCTCGCCGTGGTCCGGCTGAAGTACCCGGGCAGCCGGCACCAGCCGCTGCACCGGCTCCTCGACGAGCGTCCGGAGATCCTGGAGTGCCTGCGGACCACCGGGGAGGACTGCTATCTGCTGAAGGTGACCGCCGACAGCATGGCCCACCTCGAACAACTCGTCGACGAACTGGCCGCGCTGGGCAGCACCACCACCAACGTCGTGTACCGGCAGACGTTGCCGTACCGGGGGCCGAGCCGAGGATAG
- a CDS encoding AAA family ATPase — MDKRAPLVFLLVGLTGSGKTTYAKRVLEPAGAVRLSVDEEVFARHGRYGVDYPEHEYFAREAPVVAEIRERLVGLMAEGRDVVLDYGLWRRPERDAWKTLVETAGGRWRLLYFPVPRTELMRRLGLRNQLTDANALRVTERELDEFYGRFDVPVDEGEETIPATSVPD, encoded by the coding sequence ATGGACAAGCGGGCGCCGTTGGTCTTCCTGCTGGTGGGACTGACCGGCTCGGGCAAGACCACGTACGCGAAACGCGTTCTGGAGCCGGCCGGGGCCGTCCGGTTGTCGGTCGACGAGGAGGTCTTCGCCCGGCACGGCCGGTACGGGGTGGACTATCCGGAGCACGAGTACTTCGCGCGCGAGGCGCCGGTCGTGGCCGAGATCCGTGAGCGGCTGGTGGGGTTGATGGCCGAGGGCCGTGACGTGGTGCTCGACTACGGACTCTGGCGACGGCCGGAGCGCGACGCCTGGAAGACGCTGGTGGAGACGGCCGGCGGTCGGTGGCGGTTGCTCTACTTTCCCGTTCCCCGTACGGAACTGATGCGCCGCCTGGGACTCCGCAACCAGTTGACGGACGCGAACGCCCTTCGGGTGACGGAGCGGGAACTCGACGAGTTCTACGGCCGGTTCGACGTGCCGGTCGACGAGGGCGAAGAGACCATCCCGGCCACCTCGGTCCCGGACTAG
- a CDS encoding MFS transporter: protein MTPPPGAAGTLRPPTVPARVLAARNGVAVVFGLNGLALASWFSRVPAARDALELSPGRLGLLLLAISAGSLLAFPTAGSVAHRLGPARTVAGASALAAAGVALAGVAAGSWHAVPVVAVGLLALGYGSGTCEVAMNVEAAAVERRLGRTVMPRFHAAWSLGTVVGAIAGAGSARVGLSVGVHLCLAAAAMLAGTLVAVRSFLPAPTVPPTGAGSTPARGGGALAAWREPRTLLIGLLVLVLAFTEGTANDWLALAFVDGHQLTEALGALAFGVFVAAMTVGRTVGTVALDRWGRVPVLLGTMLLAVIGAATAVLASPWPVAMAGVVLWGLGASLGFPVGMSAAADQEDRAAARVSVVAAIGYTSFLAGPPLVGLLGDRVGILRGLLIVPLLLLPALLLVPAVRRPTDRSAGPTG, encoded by the coding sequence GTGACCCCTCCTCCCGGCGCCGCCGGCACGCTCCGGCCGCCGACCGTACCGGCGCGGGTTCTCGCGGCCCGGAACGGCGTCGCGGTCGTGTTCGGACTCAACGGGCTCGCACTCGCCTCGTGGTTCTCCCGGGTTCCGGCCGCCCGGGACGCGCTGGAACTCTCGCCGGGACGGCTGGGACTGCTGCTCCTGGCCATCTCCGCGGGCTCCCTGCTGGCGTTCCCGACCGCCGGGTCGGTGGCACACCGGCTGGGCCCGGCCCGGACGGTGGCCGGCGCGAGCGCGCTGGCCGCAGCGGGGGTGGCGCTGGCCGGCGTCGCCGCCGGCAGTTGGCACGCGGTACCGGTCGTCGCGGTCGGCCTCCTCGCTCTCGGCTACGGCTCGGGCACCTGCGAGGTCGCCATGAACGTCGAGGCGGCGGCGGTCGAGCGGCGGCTCGGGCGTACCGTCATGCCCCGGTTCCACGCGGCCTGGAGCCTGGGCACGGTGGTCGGGGCGATCGCCGGCGCCGGCAGCGCCCGGGTCGGGCTGTCGGTCGGGGTCCACCTCTGCCTGGCCGCCGCCGCGATGCTCGCCGGCACACTCGTCGCGGTCCGGTCGTTCCTGCCGGCCCCCACCGTCCCGCCGACGGGCGCCGGGTCCACCCCGGCCCGGGGCGGCGGCGCACTGGCCGCCTGGCGCGAGCCGCGCACCCTGCTGATCGGGCTGCTGGTCCTGGTGCTGGCCTTCACCGAGGGAACCGCGAACGACTGGCTGGCGCTGGCCTTCGTCGACGGGCACCAATTGACCGAGGCGCTGGGAGCGCTGGCCTTCGGCGTGTTCGTCGCGGCGATGACGGTGGGCCGAACCGTCGGCACCGTCGCGCTGGACCGCTGGGGCCGGGTGCCGGTACTGCTCGGCACCATGCTGCTGGCCGTGATCGGTGCGGCGACGGCGGTGCTGGCCAGCCCGTGGCCGGTGGCGATGGCCGGGGTGGTCCTCTGGGGACTCGGTGCCTCCCTCGGCTTCCCGGTGGGGATGAGCGCCGCGGCCGACCAGGAGGACCGGGCGGCGGCCCGGGTCAGTGTGGTGGCCGCGATCGGCTACACCTCGTTCCTGGCCGGGCCGCCCCTGGTCGGGCTGCTCGGTGACCGGGTCGGCATCCTCCGGGGCCTGCTGATCGTGCCGCTCCTGCTGCTACCGGCCCTGCTCCTGGTGCCGGCCGTCCGCCGGCCCACCGACCGGTCGGCCGGCCCCACGGGCTGA
- a CDS encoding LLM class flavin-dependent oxidoreductase produces MQIGVNVPNFGPGTDPGVLRQWAQTLEGLGFDLLMVSDHVAVTPDVAEQYPAPFYEPFTTLAWLAGITSRVRLGTTVLIVPYRHPLLVARMAANLNQLSGGRLVLGVGVGWARQEFAALGVPFAQRGRLTDEHLQAIRAAWADDGDYQAGDIPIWVGGNSDAGQRRAVRLGDAWHPLRFTLDWYSGALDRLTEAADAQGRPVPALAPRIILRITDAPLPEPGRLAGEGSLDQVLDDIETLRRLGADTVVLDPFGGDPAETRHPQVAWQALAAIAANRGRNAGPGTRTERP; encoded by the coding sequence GTGCAGATAGGCGTGAACGTACCGAACTTCGGGCCCGGAACCGATCCCGGCGTACTGCGGCAGTGGGCGCAGACCCTGGAGGGACTCGGCTTCGACCTGCTGATGGTCTCCGACCACGTGGCGGTGACCCCGGACGTCGCCGAGCAGTACCCGGCCCCGTTCTACGAACCGTTCACCACGCTCGCCTGGCTGGCAGGGATCACCTCCCGGGTCCGGCTCGGCACGACCGTGCTGATCGTGCCGTACCGGCATCCGCTGCTCGTCGCCCGGATGGCCGCCAACCTCAACCAGCTCAGCGGTGGACGACTGGTCCTCGGCGTCGGCGTCGGCTGGGCGCGACAGGAGTTCGCCGCCCTCGGCGTACCGTTCGCGCAGCGCGGCCGGCTCACCGACGAGCATCTCCAGGCGATCCGGGCTGCCTGGGCCGACGACGGCGACTACCAGGCCGGCGACATCCCGATCTGGGTCGGCGGCAACAGCGACGCCGGCCAGCGCCGGGCGGTACGCCTCGGCGACGCGTGGCATCCGCTGCGGTTCACCCTCGACTGGTACTCCGGCGCCCTGGACCGGTTGACGGAGGCGGCCGACGCGCAGGGCCGACCGGTGCCCGCGCTGGCGCCACGGATCATCCTGCGGATCACCGACGCACCACTTCCCGAGCCCGGCCGGCTGGCCGGCGAGGGCAGCCTCGACCAGGTGCTCGACGACATCGAGACGTTGCGCCGGCTCGGCGCCGACACCGTCGTGCTGGACCCGTTCGGCGGGGACCCGGCCGAGACCCGACATCCGCAGGTGGCGTGGCAGGCACTCGCCGCCATCGCGGCCAACCGGGGCCGGAACGCCGGACCCGGAACACGAACGGAGCGACCATGA
- a CDS encoding anthrone oxygenase family protein, whose product MSSPLRSLVLTGATLSTGLMAGLFAAFSYSIMPGLGSTDDRTFVSAMQRINEAILNGWFFTCFFGALVLTAVAVLLHLRRPATPWLVAALVLYAAVLVITIAVNVPLNDKLAAAGNVEHIADLAAVRQRFEATWVGWNLVRAVVSTAAFGCLTWALLLTGRLPA is encoded by the coding sequence ATGAGCAGCCCACTGCGCAGCCTGGTCCTGACCGGTGCGACCCTGAGCACGGGCCTGATGGCCGGCCTGTTCGCCGCCTTCTCCTACTCGATCATGCCGGGCCTGGGCAGCACGGACGACCGTACGTTCGTCAGCGCCATGCAGCGGATCAACGAGGCGATCCTGAACGGCTGGTTCTTCACCTGCTTCTTCGGCGCGCTGGTGCTGACCGCCGTGGCGGTGCTGCTGCACCTGCGTCGTCCCGCAACGCCGTGGCTCGTCGCGGCGCTGGTGTTGTACGCGGCGGTGCTGGTCATCACCATCGCCGTCAACGTGCCACTCAACGACAAGCTCGCGGCGGCCGGGAATGTCGAGCACATCGCCGACCTCGCGGCGGTACGACAGCGCTTCGAGGCGACCTGGGTCGGTTGGAACCTGGTCCGGGCCGTGGTCTCCACCGCCGCCTTCGGCTGCCTCACCTGGGCGCTGCTGCTGACCGGACGCCTGCCGGCCTGA
- a CDS encoding pentapeptide repeat-containing protein gives MSVRSSRRAAGRDGVRWRAPVPPRPPSSLELATAEDHDLDHEATFRQLGFFDLDLSGRAADGVEFAQCRFRGADLSGTRLDGATFSDCLFESTNLANLRVEKSSLIRARLATVRMTGVHWINGAVRDTTISQCRLDLSSFRFTDFHRVVFEDCNLARADFQNADLSGVRFTNCDLTGAQFSQAEMAGTRFANCVLAGIGGVTSMAGAVVAEQDLVALSYTLAGALGIQLEGAEDQS, from the coding sequence ATGTCTGTGCGTTCGTCGCGTCGTGCCGCGGGTCGGGATGGTGTGCGGTGGCGGGCCCCCGTACCGCCCCGGCCGCCGTCGTCGTTGGAACTGGCCACCGCCGAGGATCACGACCTCGACCACGAGGCGACGTTCCGGCAACTGGGGTTCTTCGATCTCGATCTGTCGGGACGCGCCGCGGACGGCGTCGAGTTCGCGCAGTGCCGATTCCGGGGCGCCGACCTGAGCGGTACGCGGCTGGACGGGGCCACCTTCAGCGACTGCCTGTTCGAGAGCACGAACCTGGCGAACCTGCGGGTGGAGAAGTCGTCCCTGATCCGGGCTCGGCTGGCGACGGTGCGGATGACGGGCGTGCACTGGATCAACGGGGCGGTGCGGGACACGACGATCTCGCAGTGCCGGCTCGACCTGTCGTCGTTCCGGTTCACCGATTTCCACCGCGTCGTGTTCGAGGACTGCAACCTGGCCCGGGCGGACTTTCAGAACGCGGACCTGAGCGGGGTCCGGTTCACGAACTGCGACCTCACCGGGGCACAGTTCTCGCAGGCGGAGATGGCCGGCACCCGGTTCGCCAACTGCGTACTCGCCGGAATCGGCGGGGTGACGAGCATGGCCGGGGCGGTGGTCGCGGAGCAGGACCTGGTCGCCCTCTCCTACACCCTTGCCGGGGCACTGGGAATCCAGCTCGAAGGTGCCGAGGATCAGTCGTAG
- a CDS encoding LacI family DNA-binding transcriptional regulator, with protein sequence MARPLPQQTTLEDVARAAGVSRSTASRVLAGYGAASPSARDRVATAAAQLGYAPNPAARALATGAGVRLVVAVAGPAPDVLHDPYVDRVVRAAAEVCALREVGVSLEWLPLHAPERLRRLAEDRSVRGVLILNTTERILAAMPAALDGRTVSIGIGSPAVPSFDVDNGGAARTIVGHLYESGRRRIAMISGPEWMPCTRRLVTAYEQVMRTAGLPIRLVPGDFTAAGGQAGTLAILDRWPDTDAVFANSDAMALGALAALRRRGVEVPDDIAVAGFDDVPFAALSVPALTTASHPVERIATAAVTAVLDRARVPPATAYPSELILRESA encoded by the coding sequence ATGGCTAGGCCGCTTCCGCAGCAGACCACCCTCGAGGACGTCGCCCGCGCCGCCGGGGTCTCCCGGTCGACGGCGTCCCGGGTCCTCGCCGGGTACGGGGCCGCCTCCCCTTCGGCCCGGGACCGGGTCGCCACCGCCGCCGCGCAACTGGGCTACGCGCCGAACCCGGCGGCCCGCGCGCTCGCGACCGGTGCCGGGGTACGGCTCGTCGTGGCGGTCGCCGGCCCGGCACCGGACGTGCTGCACGACCCGTACGTCGACCGGGTGGTGCGGGCCGCCGCCGAGGTCTGTGCGCTACGGGAGGTCGGGGTGTCCCTGGAGTGGCTGCCGCTGCACGCGCCGGAGCGACTGCGCCGGTTGGCCGAGGATCGCAGCGTCCGGGGGGTGCTCATCCTCAACACCACCGAGCGGATCCTGGCGGCGATGCCGGCCGCCCTCGACGGCCGGACCGTGTCGATCGGTATCGGTTCCCCCGCCGTGCCGTCGTTCGACGTCGACAACGGTGGCGCGGCGAGGACGATCGTCGGTCACCTGTACGAGTCCGGCCGGCGCCGGATCGCGATGATCAGTGGCCCGGAGTGGATGCCCTGCACCCGGCGGCTCGTCACGGCGTACGAGCAGGTGATGCGGACGGCCGGGCTGCCGATCCGGCTGGTACCGGGCGATTTCACCGCTGCCGGCGGCCAGGCCGGCACGCTGGCGATCCTGGACCGCTGGCCGGACACCGACGCGGTCTTCGCGAACAGCGACGCGATGGCCCTCGGTGCGCTCGCGGCGCTGCGTCGGCGCGGGGTGGAGGTGCCGGACGACATCGCCGTCGCCGGCTTCGACGACGTGCCGTTCGCCGCGCTGAGCGTGCCGGCCCTGACCACCGCGAGCCATCCGGTCGAGCGGATCGCCACGGCGGCCGTGACGGCCGTGCTCGACCGGGCCCGGGTGCCACCGGCCACCGCCTACCCCTCCGAACTGATCCTCCGGGAGAGCGCCTGA